In one window of Cydia fagiglandana chromosome 1, ilCydFagi1.1, whole genome shotgun sequence DNA:
- the LOC134680204 gene encoding sphingosine-1-phosphate phosphatase 1-like → MWDDFIDYLKDPLLVIKVQNFFGVIYKNSVRDNEGDGEVIHSERLEREKDNDSDIRQHKRAPSNISSSSQTSYDTDTSGESVDEVECHINNKFWYWLFVLGTALGDEIFYATFIPFWFWNIDGAVGRRVILVWTVCMYIGQGVKDIIRWPRPGYPVKKLQTKWAIEYGMPSTHAMVGVSIPFSVLLYTMDRYEYPVHWGALIAVSWCTLICVSRVYLGMHSVLDIAAGLLMASGLLVLLIPTVDALDDWLLTHWLSPAVVLAVSVLVIVYHPNADKWTPTRGDTTMIVSVCAGILTGSWTNYQLGNMAPASTPPPYTIIWPSIDMLGNTILRTILGFCGVVATRAIGKSVSYAFICALLGKDKNELRNSENSLDNKNKIIVELCYKYFTYGMIGFNTVFVFPNVFYLLRINRPTYYTEI, encoded by the exons ATGTGGGATGACTTTATAGACTATTTAAAAGACCCTTTGTTGGTCATCAAAGTGCAGAACTTTTTTGGAGTTATATACAAGAACAGTGTTCGGGATAACGAAGGCGATGGTGAAGTCATACATTCAGAGAGGTTGGAACGTGAGAAAGATAATGACAGTGATATAAGGCAGCACAAGCGGGCGCCCAGCAACATCTCTAGCAGTTCTCAAACCTCATACGATACGGATACTTCAGGCGAGAGCGTGGATGAGGTCGAGTGCCATATAAACAACAAGTTCTGGTACTGGCTGTTTGTACTAGGTACTGCACTCGGGGATGAGATATTCTATGCCACTTTTATACCCTTTTGGTTCTGGAATATTGATGGTGCGGTCGGCAGGAGAGTCATACTTGTCTGGACAGTTTGTATGTACATAG GACAAGGTGTGAAAGACATAATCCGGTGGCCCCGTCCAGGGTACCCGGTTAAGAAGCTACAGACCAAATGGGCTATCGAGTATGGCATGCCGTCCACACATGCAATGGTCGGAGTTTCAATACCATTCTCAGTGCTGCTGTACACTATGGACAG ATACGAGTACCCGGTTCACTGGGGTGCCTTGATTGCCGTTTCATGGTGTACACTTATCTGCGTCAGTCGCGTGTATCTTGGCATGCACAGCGTTCTG GATATAGCAGCGGGCCTGCTCATGGCGTCAGGACTGCTAGTGCTCCTGATACCCACGGTGGACGCGCTGGATGACTGGCTGCTCACGCACTGGCTGTCCCCTGCGGTCGTGCTGGCCGTGTCCGTGCTGGTCATCGTGTACCACCCCAACGCGGACAAGTGGACGCCCACCAG AGGCGACACGACCATGATCGTGAGCGTGTGCGCGGGCATCCTAACGGGCTCCTGGACCAACTACCAGCTCGGCAACATGGCGCCCGCCTCCACCCCACCCCCCTACACCATCATCTGGCCCTCCATCGACATGCTCGGCAACACCATCCTTAGAACCATCCTCGGCTTCTGCGGCGTTGTAGCCACCAGGGCTATAGGTAAATCAGTCTCTTACGCCTTCATCTGTGCTTTACTAGGAAAGGATAAAAACGAATTAAGAAACTCTGAGAACAGTctagataataaaaataaaattatcgtagAATTATGCTACAAGTACTTCACGTACGGCATGATAGGTTTTAATACGGTTTTCGTTTTCCCTAATGTGTTCTATTTGCTTAGAATTAATAGGCCTACGTATTATACTGAGATTTGA